The following proteins are encoded in a genomic region of Brachypodium distachyon strain Bd21 chromosome 1, Brachypodium_distachyon_v3.0, whole genome shotgun sequence:
- the LOC100832900 gene encoding GDSL esterase/lipase EXL3: MGTTARKMIRSCSQWRLLIAVSIMASAVSGRDLNQTTATDKEMKVQGGISRRPLVTALIVFGDSIVDPGNNNNLPDTRMKANHAPYGKDFTNHVATGRFSNALLPSDIIAQRLNLKPLLQPWLNVEHTPEDLLTGVSFASGATGFDPLTPQLVRVFTMDQELEFFDAYRRQLVSIAGEPEASRIISNAFFFVCAGTDDFANTYFMSPYRAGDYDIPSYVSLLVSGAESFLRNASARGARKMAFTGMPPIGCVPSQRTIGGGTRRRCEARRNYAALMYNKALQELINKLNGEPGFGTLVVYFDIYDIIEELAVHGDRYGFTEMTHGCCGSGLIEVTMLCDTRYMGVCDDVDKHVFFDSYHPTQRAYEIIVDHMFKNYVPLMHL; this comes from the exons atggGGACGACGGCCAGGAAGATGATTAGGAGCTGCAGCCAGTGGCGGCTCTTGATAGCTGTGTCCATCATGGCGTCGGCGGTGAGCGGGAGGGACCTGAACCAGACGACGGCGACCGATAAGGAGATGAAGGTGCAGGGAGGAATATCAAGGCGGCCGCTGGTGACGGCGCTGATCGTGTTCGGCGACTCCATCGTGGACcccggcaacaacaacaacctgCCGGACACGAGGATGAAGGCCAACCACGCCCCCTACGGCAAGGACTTCACCAACCATGTCGCCACCGGCCGCTTCTCCAacgccctcctcccctccgacATCATCG CCCAGAGGCTCAACCTGAAGCCGCTGCTCCAACCCTGGCTGAACGTGGAGCACACCCCGGAGGACCTCCTCACCGGCGTCAGCTTCGCCTCCGGCGCCACAGGCTTCGACCCCTTGACCCCGCAGCTCGTCCGCGTCTTCACCATGGACCAAGAGCTCGAGTTCTTCGACGCCTACCGCCGCCAGCTGGTCTCCATCGCCGGCGAGCCCGAAGCCTCCCGCATCATCTCCAacgccttcttcttcgtctgcGCCGGCACCGACGACTTCGCCAACACCTACTTCATGTCCCCCTACCGCGCCGGCGACTACGACATCCCGTCCTACGTCTccctcctcgtctccggcgccgagtCCTTCCTCCGCAACGCCTCCGCCAGGGGCGCCAGGAAGATGGCCTTCACGGGGATGCCGCCCATCGGCTGCGTCCCCTCGCAGCGCACCATCGGCGGCGGGACGCGCCGCCGGTGCGAGGCAAGGAGGAACTACGCGGCGCTCATGTACAATAAAGCCTTGCAGGAGCTTATCAACAAGCTTAATGGGGAGCCTGGGTTTGGGACGCTGGTGGTCTACTTTGATATCTATGATATCATTGAAGAGCTTGCTGTTCATGGAGATCGGTACGGGTTCACGGAGATGACCCATGGCTGCTGCGGGTCCGGGCTGATCGAGGTGACGATGCTGTGTGACACGAGGTATATGGGCGTctgtgatgatgtggacaagcatgtgttctttgataGCTATCATCCGACGCAGAGGGCCTATGAGATCATCGTCGACCACATGTTCAAGAACTACGTGCCACTCATGCATCTCTAG
- the LOC100841885 gene encoding heavy metal-associated isoprenylated plant protein 3: MGEGNDKNAKEKEKGGKEEGGGVHGEHEQATGGEDDGVKAGKQQQKKKADGAGGGGAEKQKSVVLRVELHCEGCARKVKKAIQVAQGVEGVATDMAASTVTVSGGVVDPWEIKERIESRTHKPVAFVSPPNPPKKKDKLQGDVQDVNKKPAAGDDRSNNKKKNKEAPAESTVVLRMGLHCNGCVDRIKRTAHKIKGVKQVTVDTGKEQVTVKGTMDANALPDVLRHKLKKEVVVVVVPAASNNKDKDKDKKKQDQDGEGEMSNNEDNVDEQQQGSGGVKKKKKKKNKQLGEESDLPMEQKQHKEEEFPATYGGGGYRVEMLHAPQLFSDENPNACALM, from the exons ATGGGGGAGGGCAACGATAAGAAtgccaaggagaaggagaaaggtggaaaggaagaaggaggaggagtccATGGTGAGCATGAGCAGGCGACCGGCGGGGAGGACGACGGCGTCAAGGCAggaaagcagcagcagaagaagaaagctgatggcgcaggcggcggcggggcagagAAGCAGAAATCGGTGGTGCTGAGGGTGGAGTTGCATTGCGAAGGGTGCGCTCGCAAGGTGAAGAAAGCCATCCAGGTCGCACAAG GCGTGGAGGGCGTTGCGACGGACATGGCGGCCAGCACGGTGACGGtgagcggcggcgtggtggacCCTTGGGAGATCAAGGAACGCATCGAGTCGAGGACGCACAAGCCCGTGGCCTTCGTCTCCCCGCCCAATCCCCccaagaagaaggacaagctGCAGGGCGACGTCCAAGACGTCAACAAGAAACCGGCGGCCGGTGACGACaggagcaacaacaagaagaagaacaaggag GCTCCGGCGGAATCGACGGTGGTGCTGAGGATGGGGCTCCACTGCAACGGCTGCGTTGACCGGATCAAGCGTACCGCCCACAAGATCAAAG GCGTGAAGCAGGTGACGGTGGACACGGGCAAGGAGCAAGTGACGGTGAAGGGCACCATGGACGCCAATGCCCTCCCCGACGTTCTCAGGCACAAGCTCAAGAaggaggtcgtcgtcgtcgtggtcCCGGCCGCCTCCAACAACAAGGACAAGGacaaggacaagaagaagcagGATCAGGATGGCGAGGGCGAGATGAGCAACAACGAGGACAATGtggacgagcagcagcagggaagcggcggcgtcaagaagaagaagaagaagaagaacaagcagttgggagaggagagtgatctgccgatggagcagaagcagcacAAGGAAGAGGAGTTCCCGGCGacgtacggcggcggcgggtaccGGGTGGAGATGCTGCACGCGCCGCAGCTTTTCAGCGACGAGAACCCCAACGCCTGCGCTCTCATGTGA
- the LOC100840563 gene encoding uncharacterized protein LOC100840563, whose translation MARESWLAKVRSAMTSSSSGKSSSSGAPPPAGGKKKASSSNVGILAFEVSSLVSKLLHLWRAVGDAAVARLRHEIVHLDGVRKVVSEDDAFLLRLAAAELVDALRSAADAIAALAAARCADPCLREFRDAFMEFADAGIDRHRWSAPSWKEMEGRARKLEKQVASTAALRRAMEELADAEHGLRRFLRADVVVSGSGGGGGHHRRSMSASKISAASEQQQAIFSKKQEVKQLKQTSLWGCSFDAVVSSMARTAFTIIARIKLVFVFPGAGGQDHQRPLHRSLTLSAVVHPSSAEPPAPSRKSMSMEAAPPFDVDDIVRSRRRIGSFLEQSAVALVPAAGTLGAAALAPRYAGLVAAIERMARRRPGLLVTDDQERDELYGMLPASVRAELRARLRGASVHRPDPGLAGEWRAALGGILEWLAPMAHATVRWQAERSFEQRKSTTAAMETMQKPRLVGGNTFLLQTLEFADRGKVEAAVAELLVGLNYVWRFEKEMSCRALFAVHRQFLQERGGDFAGVNDEDEGCRGNGNATVSSCA comes from the coding sequence ATGGCGCGCGAGTCATGGCTCGCCAAGGTCCGGTCGGCCAtgacctcttcctcctccggaaagtcgtcttcctcgggagcgccgccgccggccggcgggaagaagaaggcgagcagcagcaacgTGGGCATCCTGGCCTTCGAGGTGTCGAGCCTGGTCTCCAAGCTCCTCCATCTGTGGCGCGCCGTCGGggacgcggcggtggcgcggctcCGGCACGAGATCGTCCACCTCGACGGCGTCCGCAAGGTGGTCTCCGAGGACgacgccttcctcctccgcctggccgccgccgagctcgtgGACGCGCTCcggtcggcggcggacgccatcgcggccctcgccgccgcgcgctgcgCCGACCCCTGCCTCCGCGAGTTCCGGGACGCGTTCATGGAGTTCGCCGACGCCGGGATCGACCGGCACCGGTGGTCGGCGCCGTCGTGGAAGGAGATGGAGGGTCGGGCGCGCAAGCTGGAGAAGCAGGTGGCCAGCACCGCCGCGCTCCGGCGGGCCATGGAGGAGCTCGCGGACGCGGAGCACGGGCTCCGCAGGTTCCTTCGGGCCGAtgtcgtcgtctccggctccggtggaggaggagggcatCATCGGCGGAGCATGTCGGCGAGCAAGATCTCGGCGGCatcggagcagcagcaggcgatCTTCTCGAAGAAGCAGGAGGTGAAGCAGCTGAAGCAGACGTCTCTGTGGGGATGCAGCTTCGAcgccgtcgtctcctccaTGGCGCGCACGGCCTTCACCATCATCGCGCGCATCAAgctcgtcttcgtcttccccggcgccggcggacaGGACCACCAGAGGCCGCTTCACCGGAGCCTCACCCTCTCCGCCGTGGTCCACCCGTCCTCCGccgagccgccggcgccgtcgcgcaagtcgatgtcgatggaggcggcgccgccgttcGACGTCGACGACATCGTCCGGAGCCGGCGGCGAATCGGATCCTTCTTGGAGCAGAGCGCGGTGGCGCtggtgccggcggcggggacgctgggggcggcggcgctggcgccgcGGTACGCCGGGCTGGTGGCGGCGATCGAGCggatggcgcggcggcggccggggctgcTGGTGACGGACGACCAGGAGCGGGACGAGCTGTACGGGATGCTGCCGGCGAGCGTGCGcgcggagctccgggcgcgGCTGCGCGGCGCGAGCGTGCACCGGCCGGACCCGGGGCTGGCCGGCGAGTGGCGCGCCGCGCTCGGCGGCATCCTCGAGTGGCTGGCGCCCATGGCGCACGCCACCGTGCGATGGCAGGCGGAGCGCAGCTTCGAGCAGAGGAAGTCGACGACGGCCGCCATGGAGACGATGCAAAAGCCCCGGCTTGTCGGCGGGAACACGTTCTTGCTGCAGACGCTGGAGTTCGCGGACCGGGGcaaggtggaggcggcggtggcggagctgcTCGTCGGGCTCAACTACGTGTGGAGGTTCGAGAAGGAGATGAGCTGCCGCGCGCTCTTCGCCGTCCACCGCCAGTTCCTgcaggagcgcggcggcgacttcGCCGGCGTTaacgacgaagacgaaggctgCCGAGGCAACGGCAATGCAACAGTAAGCTCCTGCGCCTAG
- the LOC104582101 gene encoding protein DETOXIFICATION 56, whose translation MADNTYSSGVRQGNLLHCRNRRASLARLTFFNFFPFFPHFAHCLIPLPSMAPPPSPPLNHHDQEQQQQQERQKKEEAVDGRHGWAAAVAMEARLQRGIALPLIGMNLTWFAKLAVTTAFLGRLGDLELAAGTLGYSFANATGFAVLTGLCGAMDPICGQAHGARNAPLLRRTLLMATALLLAASAPIALLWLRVDAVLRRFGQQDDIAEVAREFVLWLLPDLVMTALLAPMKAFLSSQGVTLPTLFCSAVGLAVHIPATVWLARTRGVQGVAAAAWISDLAVALLLAAFVLVSGGGGKEEEKKKSNGGGGKMMMPTSATEWARLLRLAIPCCLNTCLEWWCYEILVLLTGRLPDPRRAVAIIAVTLNFDYLLFAAMLSLSVSASVRVSNSLGANDPSAARRASVVSVSGSVLAGIIGGLLMLALRRPWARLYTRGEEVRAGVGEAMKVMAALEVVNFPLNVCGGVVRGTARPAVGMYAVVGGFYAVALPVGVALGFKARLGIRGLLAGFIVGVAASLAVLLVVIVRMDWKAEANKARARAAAGDGDGELELELPRVVVSGAGGSKAAPDAANAAEV comes from the coding sequence ATGGCCGATAATACATACTCCTCTGGAGTGCGTCAGGGAAATCTGTTGCATTGCAGAAACCGTCGCGCGTCTCTTGCTCGCCTCACCTTCTTCAActtctttcccttcttccCCCATTTCGCTCATTGCTTGATTCCTCTGCCATCCatggctcctcctccatcacCACCACTAAATCACCATGATcaagaacagcagcagcagcaagagcgtcagaagaaagaagaagccGTGGACGGGCGGCAtggatgggcggcggcggtggccatggAGGCGCGGTTGCAGCGTGGCATCGCGCTGCCGCTGATCGGCATGAACCTCACCTGGTTCGCGAAGCTGGCCGTGACCACGGCGTTCCTGGGCCGGCTCGGCGACCTGGAGCTCGCCGCGGGGACGCTGGGCTACAGCTTCGCCAACGCCACGGGCTTCGCCGTCCTCACGGGCCTCTGCGGCGCCATGGACCCGATCTGCGGCCAGGCCCACGGCGCCCGGAACGCCCCCTTGCTCCGCCGCACGCTGCTCATGGCCACCGccctgctgctcgccgcctccgcgcccaTCGCGCTCCTCTGGCTCCGCGTCGACGCCGTGCTCCGCCGATTCGGCCAGCAGGACGACATCGCTGAAGTTGCCAGGGAGTTCGTGCTGTGGCTCCTCCCTGACCTCGTCATGACGGCGCTCCTGGCGCCCATGAAGGCGTTCCTGAGCTCCCAGGGGGTGACGCTGCCGACTCTGTTCTGCTCCGCCGTGGGGCTCGCCGTGCACATACCGGCCACGGTGTGGCTGGCGAGGACTAGGGGCGTGCagggcgtcgccgccgccgcctggatcagcgacctcgccgtcgccctcctcctcgccgccttcgtgctcgtctccggcggcgggggcaaggaggaggagaagaagaagagcaatggcggcgggggcaagATGATGATGCCGACATCGGCAACGGAGTGggcgcggctgctgcggctggcGATCCCCTGCTGCCTCAACACGTGCCTCGAGTGGTGGTGCTACGAGATCCTCGTGCTCCTCACCGGCCGCCTCCCGGACCCGCGGCGGGCCGTCGCCATCATCGCCGTCACGCTCAACTTCGACTACCTCCTCTTCGCCGCCATGCTCTCGCTCTCCGTCAGCGCCTCCGTCCGCGTCTCCAACTCCCTCGGCGCCAACGACCCTTCAGCCGCGCGCAGAGCCAGCgtcgtctccgtctccggcaGCGTCCTGGCCGGCATCATCGGAGGGCTCCTCATGCTGGCCTTGCGGCGGCCATGGGCGCGGCTGTACACGCGCGGGGAGGAGGTGCGCGCCGGGGTGGGGGAGGCCATGAAGGTcatggcggcgctggaggTGGTGAATTTCCCGCTGAACGTCTGCGGCGGCGTGGTCAGGGGCACGGCGAGGCCGGCGGTGGGGATGTACGCCGTGGTCGGAGGGTTTTACGCGGTGGCGCTCCCCGTCGGGGTCGCGCTGGGGTTTAAAGCTCGGTTGGGGATCCGGGGGCTCCTCGCCGGGTTCATCGTCGGCGTGGCCGCGAGCTTGGCCGTGCTGCTCGTGGTGATCGTGCGCATGGACTGGAAGGCGGAGGCCAACAAGGCCAGGGCCAGAGCTGCCGCCGGTGATGGGGATGGagagcttgagcttgagctgCCTCGTGTCGTCGTCTCcggggccggcggcagcaaggCGGCCCCGGATGCTGCTAATGCGGCGGAGGTTTGA
- the LOC100842179 gene encoding uncharacterized protein LOC100842179, with translation MGVRRFVNLLALNRARCNHSLHRFDLSRNQFFYATQEEVASHGRLLPMQKQAAVRPSCLKSPLQQKDKARGKKKKKQQQLAAKDIGTIRLPAPMFNMRQAPGPTGMPGQLKVDAFALSETNIMLADHHRRVLGYDASSHCAVTMPSLHAPKVDPLALSIPGEGSEGSIYIIERILCPETQRSFQFEALFSGGHPSRCGYYPLDTWQCQALPLPQISSERALVCSAAAVGNVICISVSGFGTYCFDRGSHSWSHAGDWMMPFFGTAEYDPDLNLWFGISDRDYYLPCAADLSPVARGQPPEPGLFWGHDDHLPEEWYYSLGRPSQILRLGSGRSYAVFTGLEVLPSKGKHGIRVVSHKYRRCRNPDTNPIRRLL, from the exons ATGGGCGTTCGGCGATTTGTGAATCTGCTGGCGCTGAACCGCGCAAGATGCAATCATTCGCTGCACCGTTTCGATCTGTCGCGCAACCAGTTCTTCTACGCAACACAGGAAGAAGTAGCTTCACATGGGCGACTTCTGCCGATGCAAAAACAAGCTGCGGTGAGACCTTCTTGCCTGAAATCTCCCCTGCAACAGAAAGACAAGGCAcgcgggaagaagaagaagaagcagcagcagttagCGGCCAAAGATATCGGGACAATTCGGCTGCCGGCACCCATGTTCAACATGCGGCAGGCGCCAGGCCCGACGGGTATGCCCGGCCAACTAAAGGTGGATGCATTCGCTCTCTCGGAAACCAACATCATGTTGGCGGACCACCATAGACGCGTCTTGGGCTACGACGCCTCCTCGCACTGCGCCGTGACCATGCCCAGTCTCCACGCTCCCAAGGTTGATCCTTTGGCCCTCTCCATCCCCGGAGAAGGCTCGGAAGGCAGCATCTACATCATCGAGAGGATTCTCTGCCCAGAGACACAGAGGAGCTTCCAGTTCGAGGCCCTCTTCTCCGGCGGGCACCCCAGCAGGTGCGGGTACTATCCTTTGGATACCTGGCAATGTCAGGCGCTCCCGCTGCCGCAGATATCGTCGGAACGAGCATTGGTATGCTCTGCCGCGGCGGTGGGCAATGTCATCTGCATCTCCGTGTCTGGCTTTGGCACCTACTGCTTCGACAGGGGTAGCCATTCCTGGAGCCATGCCGGTGACTGGATGATGCCCTTCTTTGGCACTGCCGAGTATGATCCCGACCTCAACCTCTGGTTTGGCATATCTGATCGTGATTACTACTTGCCTTGCGCTGCCGATCTCTCACCTGTCGCCAGAGGgcagccgccggagccgggaTTGTTTTGGGGACATGATGATCACCTGCCGGAGGAGTGGTATTATAGCCTGGGCAGGCCCTCCCAGATTCTCAGACTGGGTTCTGGCAG GTCATATGCCGTGTTTACTGGTCTGGAAGTGTTGCCTAGCAAAGGGAAGCATGGGATTCGTGTGGTTAGCCACAAGTACAGACGCTGCAGGAATCCCGACACCAATCCCATCCGCCGTTTGCTCTGA
- the LOC100842797 gene encoding la-related protein 1A — MEPAPGSPDPSAHKDQHQNNSPAPAKRSAWKQPASSSNGVHLVDAPPPGVMDADHWPALADAANSKAKTAPAPAPAATPPSVDSPKPAPTENPSPAAVAAPSSAVANPSNSPRHGPGPHHGRHRPGRRGGAGGNGDHSPRDHHDRGNNSGWDHGSGSGGGRGGQRTHHHNNGGAGAGRRGGGNAGGGPSGGVPHHGGFGGRRRGGFEGFYRGPPMGIGPYMRGVPPPPPPIAVAPPYMGPPPPPMRAFAGPMMFHEMPSPVSPVPPLYYVGPPPPPEALRGMAFQPTMVGPPAYPYFQPPAESEPEPEPEPDPEPEAETEDEQTKLMRQIEFYFSKDNLCTDVWFRQQMDAEGWVDIPLIATFKKVRAFNTTLQYIKEAIQSSSMLEMQGDKVRRENDWKKWLIPRADIPSSSAAGPSPNVSNLTAHLGGVSLHESAGPSSKGDENRPEVVPNGSTSSNNQAAVVEDGAGHR, encoded by the exons ATGGAGCCAGCGCCGGGGTCGCCTGATCCGTCGGCGCACAAGGACCAGCACCAGAACAACTCCCCGGCCCCGGCCAAGAGGTCCGCCTGGAAGcagcccgcctcctcctccaacggcgtccacctcgtcgacgcgCCCCCGCCCGGCGTCATGGACGCCGACCACTGGCCcgcgctcgccgacgccgccaaCTCCAAGGCCAAGAccgctcctgctcctgctcctgctgctacCCCTCCTTCCGTCGACTCCCCCAAGCCTGCTCCGACGGAGAACCCGTCtcctgccgccgtcgccgccccctCATCG GCTGTCGCGAATCCTTCCAATTCGCCCAGGCACGGCCCGGGCCCCCACCACGGCCGCCACAGGCCTGgtaggcgcggcggcgccggagggaACGGCGACCACTCCCCGCGTGACCACCATGACCGTGGCAACAACAGCGGCTGGGACCATGGCAGTGGTAGTGGTGGAGGGAGGGGCGGTCAGAGAACCCACCACCACAACAACGGTGGTGCCGGCGCTGGTAGGAGGGGTGGCGGCAACGCTGGTGGTGGCCCTAGCGGTGGAGTCCCCCACCATGGCGGTTTtggtggccgccggagaggCGGGTTTGAGGGCTTCTACCGTGGCCCCCCCATGGGCATTGGGCCGTATATGCGGGGTGtgcctcccccgcccccgccaaTTGCGGTAGCTCCACCATACATGGgccctccgcctccaccaaTGCGAGCTTTTGCTGGACCAATGATGTTCCATG AGATGCCGTCTCCCGTGTCTCCTGTTCCCCCGCTTTACTATGTtgggcctcctccgcctccggagGCTCTTAGGGGAATGGCCTTCCAACCTACTATGGTCGGGCCACCTGCTTACCCTTACTTTCAGCCCCCGGCTGAGTCTgagccggagcctgaacctgagccggaccccgagcctgAGGCTGAGACTGAGGATGAGCAGACCAAGCTGATGCGTCAGATAGAGTTCTACTTCAG CAAGGATAACTTGTGTACAGATGTTTGGTTCCGGCAACAAATGGATGCGGAGGGCTGGGTTGATATTCCTCTTATAGCAACCTTCAAGAAG GTCCGAGCATTTAACACTACTCTGCAGTATATAAAAGAAGCAATTCAGTCCTCATCTATGCTGGAAATGCAG GGTGACAAAGTTAGGAGGGAAAACGATTGGAAGAAGTGGCTGATTCCTCGAGCTGATATTCCTTCAAGCTCTGCAGCTGGGCCAAGCCCAAATGTCAGTAATCTGACAGCACACCTGGGAGGTGTTAGTCTGCATGAATCAGCTGGCCCTAGTAGCAAGGGGGACGAAAACCGTCCTGAGGTAGTCCCGAATGGGTCAACTTCCAGTAATAACCAAGCAGCAGTAGTTGAAGACGGTGCTGGTCACCGCTAG
- the LOC100837517 gene encoding GDSL esterase/lipase EXL3 has translation MADTAAMGRFLQELSLIIVLAVVLSVVAMASAVPVPAKLCETNETAAAAMQQRRQQQQKKKVTALLVFGDSIVDPGNNNNLHTMIKANHAPYGKDFINHVPTGRFSNGLVPSDFIAQKLHVKRLLPPYLNVDHTPEDLLTGVSFASGATGFDPLTPKIVSVITLEQQLGFFDEYRRKLVSITGSEEETSKIISGALFVVCAGTDDLANTYFTTPFRSLHYSIPAYVDLLVSGAASFLRSLSARGAKTIGFVGLPPIGCVPSQRTVGGGLLRRCEPRRNYAARLYNSRVQELIKDLNGDPLFGTRTRVVYLGIYDIIQELVDEGGRWGFTETTKGCCGTGLIEVTQLCDSRFMAVCDDVEKHVFFDSYHPTEKAYGIIVDYIWEHYSQYLLI, from the exons ATGGCGGATACAGCTGCGATGGGGAGGTTTCTGCAGGAGCTGTCATTAATCATCGTCTTAGCTGTGGTGCTGTCCGTCGTCGCCATGGCGTCtgcggtgccggtgccggcgaaGCTGTGCGAGACGaacgagacggcggcggcggcgatgcagcagaggaggcagcagcagcagaagaagaaggtgacgGCGTTGCTGGTGTTCGGCGACTCCATCGTGGACCCTgggaacaacaacaacctcCACACCATGATCAAGGCAAACCATGCCCCCTACGGCAAGGATTTCATCAACCACGTCCCCACCGGCCGCTTCTCCAACGGCCTCGTGCCATCCGACTTCATCG CCCAGAAGCTCCACGTGAAGCGCCTGCTCCCTCCCTACCTGAACGTCGACCACACTCCGGAAGACCTCCTCACCGGCGTCAGCTTCGCCTCCGGCGCCACCGGATTCGACCCTCTCACCCCCAAAATCGTG AGCGTGATCACgctggagcagcagctggggTTCTTCGACGAGTACCGGCGCAAGCTGGTGTCGATCACCGGCAGCGAGGAAGAAACCTCAAAGATCATCTCCGGCGCGCTGTTCGTGGTATGCGCCGGCAccgacgacctcgccaacacctACTTCACGACCCCCTTCCGCAGCCTGCACTACTCCATCCCCGCCTACGTCGacctcctcgtctccggcgccgcctccttcctccgcAGCCTCTCCGCCCGGGGCGCCAAGACGATAGGCTTCGTCGGCCTTCCCCCGATCGGCTGCGTCCCGTCCCAGCGCACCGTCGGTGGcgggctcctccgccgctgcgaGCCCCGCCGCAACTACGCGGCGCGGCTGTACAATTCCAGGGTGCAGGAGCTCATCAAGGATCTCAATGGCGATCCCCTGTTCGGGACCAGGACGCGCGTCGTGTACCTGGGAATTTACGATATCATCCAGGAGCTGGTGGATGAGGGCGGGCGGTGGGGGTTCACGGAGACGACCAAGGGGTGTTGCGGGACGGGGCTCATCGAGGTGACGCAGCTCTGCGATTCCAGGTTCATGGCGGTCTGTGATGATGTGGAGAAGCATGTGTTCTTCGATAGCTATCACCCCACGGAGAAGGCCTATGGGATCATTGTGGATTACATCTGGGAGCACTACAGCCAATACCTGCTAATCTGA
- the LOC100844407 gene encoding uncharacterized protein LOC100844407 produces the protein MSLLSSVVACCLPPPTSAAPPRLLNNKDHRPRTVGRRDLVLRSSELATLAAIFHFSGTKPSYLGVQKNPPSLALCPATNNCVSTSEKISDSNHYAPPWNYNPNDGRRGKPISKDEAMKELIEVVTKTKPDNFSPRVVEKGDDYIRVEYESPIFGFVDDVEFWFPPGKKSIVQYRSASRSGFIDFNANKKRVKALRLALEKKGWASESSF, from the exons ATGAGCCTCCTCTCGTCTGTGGTCGCCTGCTGCCTCCCACCACCAACCTCCGCCGCTcctccgcgcctcctcaaCAACAAGGACCACCGCCCGAGAACCGTCGGGCGAAG AGACCTCGTGCTCAGGAGCAGCGAGCTCGCCACTCTCGCCGCCATCTTCCACTTCAG TGGCACCAAACCGAGCTATCTTGGCGTTCAGAAGAACCCTCCATCTCTTGCATTGTGCCCTGCAACCAATAACTGTGTATCCACATCGGAGAAGATAAGCGACTCGAATCACTATGCTCCCCCATG GAATTATAATCCCAATGATGGGCGCAGGGGTAAGCCCATAAGCAAAGATGAAGCCATGAAAGAGCTCATTGAAGTG GTGACGAAAACAAAGCCAGACAACTTCAGTCCACGTGTAGTAGAGAAAGGAGACGACTATATTCGGGTTGAATACGAGAGCCCTATATTTGGG TTTGTAGATGATGTTGAGTTCTGGTTCCCTCCTGGCAAGAAATCGATTGTTCAGTATCGATCAGCATCTCGGTCAGGATTTATCGACTTCAATGCTAACAAGAAGAGAGTCAAG GCACTGAGATTAGCATTGGAAAAGAAGGGCTGGGCTTCAGAAAGCAGTTTCTGA